TGGTGGCCAGCTTCCTGATCACGGTGGTGCCGATGTTTACCTCGGTGCCGGTAGTGTTGACGCTCTTCTTCCTGGAGATGTTCTTTGCCGGAGGCTTTGTAGTCTTTGCTCTGGCAGATGGCGCCAGCGTGCAACCGAAGCAGAATGCGGCCTTTCTGGCCGGATTTTCGATCTCGAGCTGGGCGCTGCTGACGGGGTTGTTGCTGCCCTGGCTGGGCCGTCTGTTCGATCAGAAACACTACTCGGCGACCTTGTGGATTGTGAGCCTGTGCCCGCCGGTGGGTGTGGCGCTGTGGCGGTTGCTACGGCGGGCTGAGGTGCATCAGTAGGGCGCTTATACGGTTAGGGTAGAGAAGCAGATTTCTCCGCTACTCTTCACCCCAGCTAGCAAAGCTGGCCGGGGACCTGAGCGTTACGAAACGACAAACAAACTGCGGTTCGCGCTTTCGCGCGAATACCCAGGTCCCAGAAACGGGACCCGGGGCACCCGCGTACGGGCATCAGGCCACTTTTCCACCCAAATGACCCCTTTTCCGAAGGCGGAACAGGCGTAATCTCAGCCGAGTGCGGTGTTAACCGGACTGTAAACTTCGCTTCTGGCGTGGCTTTTTGAGGACTTCCACAGCGAATTTGGGCTGATTTTGAGCCTCGGCCTGTTTCGGGCCGCGATTCGCGGGGTATTCACAAAGCAACTACAATAGATTGTATAAGCCGGTTGACATGCCCTACAGACAGCGTTACTTTCACAACTGCTTCCTCTTCAGGGGCCCCGGCAAGTCGCTAAGAAATAACGGAAGCGCGTAAGTCCGAAGATCTGTACAAGTACATCTAAAACGTCTCCTAGGAGTTCCCCTATGGCTGAAAATCGTAAGGCCGCTGCTGTCGCTGACTCTGTCGCCGCCTCGGCTCCCGTTGCAACCAAATCTTCCACCAAGTCTGCCCCCGGGCTGACCTGGCAGCGCTATTTCTCCAGGCCCGGCGTCAGCCCCTACGACGAAGTTGTCTGGGAGAAGCGCGATGCCGTGATCCAGGACTTCAAGGGCAAGACGATCTTCGAGCAGAAGGACGTCGAGGTTCCTTCGGACTGGTCGATGACGGCGACCAACATCGTTGCCAGCAAGTATCTGCACGGCCAGCTCGGAACTCCGGAGCGTGAGACCGGCGTGCGTCAACTGGTAAGCCGCGTAGCGGAGACGATCCGTGACTGGGGAAAGAAAGACGGCTACTTTGCCACCGATGAAGACGCGGCTGTCTTCCATGACGACCTGGCGCACCTGCTGATTCAGCAGAAAGCCGCCTTCAATTCGCCGGTGTGGTTCAACGTCGGCTGCGATCGGCTGGAGCCGAACTCCGACGCGCAGAACTGGCACTGGAATGCGCACACCTGCGCCATTGAGTTTTCCGTGACCGGCTACCGCAAGCCGCAGTGCTCGGCCTGCTTTATCAACGCCGTGAATGATTCGCTGGACTCCATCCTGACGCTGGCCAAAACCGAAGGCATGCTCTTCAAGTGGGGATCGGGCACGGGATCGAATCTGTCGGCCATCCGTGGTTCTATGGAGACCCTTTCAGGCGGCGGCACCGCCTCCGGCCCGCTGAGCTTCATGCGTGGTTTTGACGCCTTTGCCGGCGTCATCAAGTCCGGCGGCAAGACCCGGCGCGCGGCCAAGATGGTGATCCTGAACGTGGAGCACCCGGACATCATCGACTTCATCGAGTGCAAGCAGAAGGAAGAGGCCAAGGCCTGGACGCTGGTGCAGGCCGGCTATGACGGCTCGGGTCCAGACTCCGAGGCTTACTCCTCGATCTTCTTCCAGAACGCGAACAATTCGGTGCGTGTAACCGATGAGTTCATGCACGCGGTGGAGCGCGATGCCCAGTTCACCACGCTGACCGTGAAGGACCGCAAGCCGGTCAAGGAGTACCGTGCCCGCGACATCATGACCAAGATTGCCGAGGCGACCTGGCAGTGCGGCGATCCGGGCATGCAGTACGACACCACCATCAACCGGTGGCACACCAGCAAGAACACGGCGCGCATCAATGCGTCGAACCCCTGCTCGGAGTACATGTTCCTGGATGACTCGGCCTGCAACCTGGCCAGCTTCAACCTGTTGAAGTTCCTCACGCCGGGCGGGCAGTTTGATATTCAGGCCTACCGCGCGGCTATCCGCACGGTGATCACGGCGATGGAGATCCTGGTTGACAACTCCGGTTATCCGACTGAGGCGATCGCGAAGAACTCGCACGACTACCGTCCGCTGGGTCTGGGCTATGCCAACCTGGGTGCTCTGCTGATGGCCTTCGGCCTGCCGTATGACTCCGACGCCGGCCGCGACTTTGCCGCGACGCTTACCGCCATCATGTGCGGCGATGCCTACTGGCAGTCGTCCCGTGTGGCTGAGCTGTGCCAGCCTCTGGCTGCCGCGACTCCGCTGACGCAGTCCGCCACCCGTGAGGGCGGCGCCTGCCCGGGCTACTACGTCAATCGCGAACCGTTCCTGGATGTGATCCGTCTGCACCGCGCCAGCGTGAATGAGATCGGTACGTCGAAGACCTCGGAAGAGGGCTTCGTTGCTCCGCAGCTCGATGAGCTGATTGAGGCGAGCAAGGACTCGTGGGATGGCGCTCTGGCCCACGGTGAGAAGTTCGGCTACCGCAACTCCCAGGTGACGGTGCTTGCCCCGACCGGAACCATTGGCTTCATGATGGACTGCGACACCACCGGCATTGAGCCCGACCTGGCTCTGGTGAAGTACAAGAAGCTGGTCGGCGGCGGCATGATCAAGATCGTGAACAACACGGTTCCGTCGGCTCTGTTCAAGCTCGGCTACGACAACGACCAGGTGAACTCGATCGTCAGCTACATCGATTCCACCGGCACCATCGAAGGCGCGCCCGGCATCAAGCCGGAGCATCTGGCGGTGTTTGACTGCTCGTTCAAGCCGGCTAAGGGCACGCGTTCCATCCACTACATGGGCCACATCAAGATGATGTCGGCGACGCAGCCCTTCCTTTCAGGGGCAATCTCGAAGACGGTGAACCTGCCGCACGATGCGACGGTGGACGATATCGCCGAGGCTTACATCGAGAGCTGGCGTCAGGGCCTGAAGGCCGTGGCCATCTATCGCGACGGATCGAAGGGATCGCAGCCGCTGAACGTCTCTGCCTCCGACGGCAAGGCGAAGAAGGAAGGCATCGCCGACAAGGCGACGGCCGCCATCAACGCCACGGCTGAGCCGGCTGTCGATCCGGCCGTCGTTGCGGCGAAGGAAGCCCGCATCGCTACGCTGGAAGCGCAGATGGCGCACCTCATCGCGCAGTCGAACCAGAACACTGACGCAAGCGATGCCACGGCTCCGCCGCGCGCGGTACGGCACCGTCTGCCCGCCGAGCGGGCCTCGGTGACCCATAAGTTCTCCATCGCCGGCCACGAGGGCTACATCACGGTCGGTCTGTATCCCAATGGAGCTCCGGGCGAGATCTTCATCCGCATGGCGAAGGAAGGCTCGACGGTTTCCGGCCTGATGGACTCCTTCGCGACAGCGGTCTCGCTGTCACTGCAGCACGGTGTGCCGCTGAAGGTACTGAGCGAGAAATTCGCTCACACCCGCTTCGAGCCCTCAGGCTGGACGGGCAACGAGCAGATCGGCTACGCGAAGTCGATCATGGACTACCTCTTCCGCTGGATGCAGCTCCGCTTCCTCAGCGGCCAGCAGCTTGACCTCTTCCAGGGCCTGGCTCCGGCGAAGGCCGTGCCGGTGACGGGAGCGATCGAGGGCGAGCAGGCCACGGTAGTACCGAGCCTGTCGGCTGAGGTCTACGGTCCGCGCACCACGCCTCCGATTGAGGGCATTGCACCCGATCCGACGGCGATGGGCGCGGCTCCGGTGGCAAGCTACGGTGTGGAAGACCGCGGCATAGCGAAGACCGTTCACGCGGCCGATGCGATGAAGAGCATGTACGACATGGGCGATGCTCCGTCGTGCTCCACCTGCGGCGCCATTATGGTGCGGAATGGTAGCTGCTACCGCTGCATGAGCTGCGGTTCTACGAGCGGCTGCAGCTAGGGGACTGGCCGTCCAGGCAAAACGCGCTTCGCGCAAAACTAGAAAGCCCCGTCGTCAGGCGGGGCTTTGCTTTGGAGTGATAAAAGCCGTCCGTGCTTTGTACGAACGAAGGAGAGTGGGGCGGTTCTATTTCACTTCTTCGCCAGCGACCGTACGTAGATCACCATGTTCCATAGGTCGTCGTCCTTTAGTCGGTCACCGTCGCCGGGCATCTGGCCTTTGCCCGTTTTGATGATGGCGAAGAGGTCGGCATCGGACATGTCTTTGAGTGACGACGGATCGGTAAGGTCTTTCGGCGCCGGTTTCATAGCGATGTCGCCTTTGCCGTCTCCGGTCGGGCCGTGGCACATCGCGCAGTCGTAGCCGTACATCTTTTTCGCTTTGGCTTGAGACTCGGCTGTGGGCTTGACGGGGTTGGCCATATTCCCGGTTGCGGGCGCCGGAGTTGCGGGGACGGGTTGCTGTGGTGGAAACGCCAGAACCACCAAGGCAGGTAGAGCAAAGAAAGGCTTCAGCATTCGAGCCTCCTAATTAGGAGGCTGAATCGTACGCCGGGTGGTGGTTTGGAGGGAAGAAGAATTTTGGGGTGGTGTAGGGGAAGGTAACTCCGGGGATAGACTTTAGGGCTATAAGGGTGCTCGACGGGCCGAGGTCACTTTTGTTTGTCATCCCGCAGGGATCTGCTTTTCACAACCTTATGGGGAGAGAAGCAGATTTCTCCGCTCCCTTCGGTCGCTACGAAATGACAAACAAAATTGCGGCTGACTAGCCCAGAAGCTCGGCGTAGACGAAGCCGTCGCGTTCGACTCGTTCGCCGGGTTCGACCAGGATTTCTTTATGCAGCATGGGGCCGGCGGTGACGAAGGTGTGGAACTCGCCGTTTTCCCCGCAGGGGTCTACGCCTGCCGGGAGTGAGGAGATGAGGTCGCGGTCCCAGCTGCGGCCGGCGAGCTCTGCCGGGAGTTTCCGTGGGTCCAGGCAGGTGAGGCGGGCTTTGACGCCGGCAGAGAGCATCTCTTCGGCAAGCTGGTCGGTAGGGATGCCCCAGACCGGAAAGAGCGGCTGCAGGCCGGTACCAGCAAGCATGCGTTCACGGTAGGCGCGGATCTCTTCCAGAAAGAGGTCGCCAAAGGCCACGGCAGTAAAGCCCTCAGAGACAGCGCGTTCGCAGACTGCCGCCATGCGGCGCTCGTACTCGTCGTTCGGGCATGGCCAGGGAAGGGGAACCTTCCAGAGTGGGAGTCCGGCGGCCTCAGCCTGGCGGTCGAGCAGGTCCTCGCGGACGCCATGAATGGCGATGCGGCGGAAATGTTCGTTGACCGACGTAAGAAGGGCTCCGACCTGCCACTCACCCTGCTCGCGCAGCAGTTTTAAGGCCCAGGCAGAGTCTTTTCCGCCGCTCCAACTGAGGATGCACTTGACGGACATGACTGTTTTTCAGGTTACACAATCTGGTGCAAAAGGCGCGGAATTTCCAATGATTTCGGCCTTGTTAACGGAACATTCACGATTTCGTTAACGGGTCGTAACGGGGGCTGGCGAAGCTCGAAGATATAT
This genomic window from Terriglobus albidus contains:
- a CDS encoding c-type cytochrome, which produces MLKPFFALPALVVLAFPPQQPVPATPAPATGNMANPVKPTAESQAKAKKMYGYDCAMCHGPTGDGKGDIAMKPAPKDLTDPSSLKDMSDADLFAIIKTGKGQMPGDGDRLKDDDLWNMVIYVRSLAKK
- a CDS encoding vitamin B12-dependent ribonucleotide reductase; the encoded protein is MAENRKAAAVADSVAASAPVATKSSTKSAPGLTWQRYFSRPGVSPYDEVVWEKRDAVIQDFKGKTIFEQKDVEVPSDWSMTATNIVASKYLHGQLGTPERETGVRQLVSRVAETIRDWGKKDGYFATDEDAAVFHDDLAHLLIQQKAAFNSPVWFNVGCDRLEPNSDAQNWHWNAHTCAIEFSVTGYRKPQCSACFINAVNDSLDSILTLAKTEGMLFKWGSGTGSNLSAIRGSMETLSGGGTASGPLSFMRGFDAFAGVIKSGGKTRRAAKMVILNVEHPDIIDFIECKQKEEAKAWTLVQAGYDGSGPDSEAYSSIFFQNANNSVRVTDEFMHAVERDAQFTTLTVKDRKPVKEYRARDIMTKIAEATWQCGDPGMQYDTTINRWHTSKNTARINASNPCSEYMFLDDSACNLASFNLLKFLTPGGQFDIQAYRAAIRTVITAMEILVDNSGYPTEAIAKNSHDYRPLGLGYANLGALLMAFGLPYDSDAGRDFAATLTAIMCGDAYWQSSRVAELCQPLAAATPLTQSATREGGACPGYYVNREPFLDVIRLHRASVNEIGTSKTSEEGFVAPQLDELIEASKDSWDGALAHGEKFGYRNSQVTVLAPTGTIGFMMDCDTTGIEPDLALVKYKKLVGGGMIKIVNNTVPSALFKLGYDNDQVNSIVSYIDSTGTIEGAPGIKPEHLAVFDCSFKPAKGTRSIHYMGHIKMMSATQPFLSGAISKTVNLPHDATVDDIAEAYIESWRQGLKAVAIYRDGSKGSQPLNVSASDGKAKKEGIADKATAAINATAEPAVDPAVVAAKEARIATLEAQMAHLIAQSNQNTDASDATAPPRAVRHRLPAERASVTHKFSIAGHEGYITVGLYPNGAPGEIFIRMAKEGSTVSGLMDSFATAVSLSLQHGVPLKVLSEKFAHTRFEPSGWTGNEQIGYAKSIMDYLFRWMQLRFLSGQQLDLFQGLAPAKAVPVTGAIEGEQATVVPSLSAEVYGPRTTPPIEGIAPDPTAMGAAPVASYGVEDRGIAKTVHAADAMKSMYDMGDAPSCSTCGAIMVRNGSCYRCMSCGSTSGCS
- a CDS encoding adenine nucleotide alpha hydrolase; its protein translation is MSVKCILSWSGGKDSAWALKLLREQGEWQVGALLTSVNEHFRRIAIHGVREDLLDRQAEAAGLPLWKVPLPWPCPNDEYERRMAAVCERAVSEGFTAVAFGDLFLEEIRAYRERMLAGTGLQPLFPVWGIPTDQLAEEMLSAGVKARLTCLDPRKLPAELAGRSWDRDLISSLPAGVDPCGENGEFHTFVTAGPMLHKEILVEPGERVERDGFVYAELLG